The following proteins are co-located in the Thermodesulfobacteriota bacterium genome:
- a CDS encoding RnfABCDGE type electron transport complex subunit G, which produces MREIFKMVVVLSAICLVAGLLLGTVKQATLSRIEEQVLIYVQGPALKNVLKNFDNNPIADRQQFDVGKTDTRVTVFPAISKGCLTGVAIEGFGKGYGGDIGVMVGFDLKKDQLTGIKITTMKETPGIGTCIGKDDFTAQFFGHPLSNLALKSQKGNIDAVSGATFSSKGAVDAVQKSANIYTTIKPEILMSWKHMKKGRSK; this is translated from the coding sequence ATGCGCGAAATTTTTAAAATGGTAGTAGTACTTTCAGCGATTTGTTTAGTTGCCGGGCTTCTTTTGGGCACCGTTAAACAGGCCACTCTCAGCCGTATTGAAGAGCAGGTGCTGATATATGTCCAAGGACCGGCCCTTAAAAATGTTTTAAAGAATTTTGATAATAATCCCATTGCTGACAGACAACAATTTGACGTCGGCAAAACAGATACCCGGGTCACCGTCTTTCCTGCTATCAGCAAAGGTTGTCTGACAGGAGTCGCCATAGAGGGATTCGGAAAAGGATACGGCGGCGACATCGGCGTGATGGTGGGCTTTGATTTAAAAAAGGACCAATTAACCGGTATCAAAATTACCACCATGAAAGAAACCCCCGGCATCGGCACATGCATTGGTAAAGACGATTTTACCGCACAATTTTTCGGACATCCTTTGAGCAATCTGGCACTTAAATCACAAAAGGGTAATATTGACGCAGTTTCCGGGGCAACATTTTCATCAAAGGGTGCAGTAGATGCCGTTCAAAAATCGGCAAATATTTATACAACCATCAAGCCTGAAATTCTTATGTCTTGGAAACATATGAAAAAAGGAAGATCAAAATGA
- a CDS encoding RnfABCDGE type electron transport complex subunit D codes for MASQIKKPFISEPILTVSAPPHWHCGRSVSGLMIETILALSPVVLMAILQFGIEALRIMALSCVVAVVTEALCLKITGLNITIDDYSSLLTGLLFAFLLPASAPWWLVTVGSSLSIILGRILFGGPGASPLCAPLVAWVVCKISWKYLMDMDLSMLDTEYLYPLSRLKLYGPEAASGFNYLDLFLGKQVGGLGAVQLPAVLLGGLYLILRKHIRPHIPLAFLAGVCITASLYFFIDHTRYADPFFHLITGSVIFGAFFLATDSASSPVGHLPMVLYGFTGGILVIIIRVYSVYPDGVPFAILLANLLTPIFDRIRPKPFQKK; via the coding sequence GATGATAGAAACCATCCTGGCGCTTTCACCGGTAGTATTAATGGCCATTTTACAATTCGGCATCGAAGCCTTAAGGATTATGGCTCTTTCATGTGTGGTAGCAGTTGTCACAGAGGCACTATGTCTAAAAATCACTGGCCTGAATATAACCATCGATGACTACAGTTCTCTTCTGACAGGGCTTTTATTTGCATTTCTCTTGCCTGCATCGGCTCCATGGTGGCTGGTAACTGTCGGAAGCAGTTTAAGCATCATACTTGGCAGGATCCTTTTTGGCGGGCCCGGTGCAAGTCCCCTGTGCGCCCCCCTTGTCGCATGGGTGGTTTGCAAAATTTCATGGAAATATCTCATGGATATGGATTTGTCCATGCTCGACACAGAATATTTATATCCTTTAAGTCGGCTCAAGCTTTATGGCCCGGAAGCCGCTTCCGGATTTAATTACCTGGATCTGTTTTTAGGAAAGCAGGTTGGCGGTTTGGGTGCCGTGCAACTGCCCGCTGTTCTTCTGGGAGGTCTATATTTAATACTACGAAAACACATCCGCCCTCATATTCCATTGGCCTTTCTCGCTGGAGTCTGTATTACCGCCTCGCTTTATTTTTTCATAGACCACACCAGGTATGCAGACCCATTTTTTCATCTTATTACCGGAAGTGTGATTTTCGGGGCCTTTTTTCTGGCTACTGATTCCGCTTCCTCGCCGGTCGGGCATCTACCTATGGTCCTTTATGGATTTACTGGAGGTATTTTAGTAATAATCATTCGGGTTTACAGTGTTTATCCTGACGGGGTCCCTTTTGCCATATTACTTGCAAATCTGTTAACTCCGATTTTCGATCGTATTCGCCCGAAGCCTTTTCAAAAAAAGTAA